From a region of the Deltaproteobacteria bacterium genome:
- the glmS gene encoding glutamine--fructose-6-phosphate transaminase (isomerizing) yields the protein MCGIVGYVGDAQCAQLLVSGLKKLEYRGYDSAGIAIHSGGELKILRSVGKLANLEALLARETPPGTAGIGHTRWATHGRPSDENAHPHRYKDVAVVHNGIIENHLALKEKLRAAGHTFSSETDTEIFAHLVSDELEKGQSLPDAVRRAVAQVHGTYALVVASSKFPEQIVATKNASPLVVGLGQGQNFVASDVPALLEHTRDVIFMEEGDLVVIEKESVKLFDPAGKPVTRPPTRINWTPMMAEKNGHKHFMHKEIHEQPRAVADTVRGRASMEEGDVYLDGFTLSAADVQALDKVFILACGTSWHAGLVGKAMIETLAKIPVEVDLASEFRYRDPLVNPKQLAVAISQSGETADTLAALREAGKRGAKVASVCNVVGSNIPRESAFTVYTHAGPEIGVASTKCFTTQLVAMYLLAVKLGRLRGTISASQGQALLSQLSEVPQLLEQALDCEAQVKAMAKSFVHARDVLFLGRGPMFPIALEGALKLKEISYIHAEGYAAGEMKHGPIALIDQNVPVVVLAPKGAGYEKMLGNAEEVRARGGKLFAIVTEGDNEISRLADASVAIPAAPPLLAGILAAVPLQLLAYHVADARGTDVDQPRNLAKSVTVE from the coding sequence ATGTGCGGCATCGTGGGCTACGTGGGCGACGCGCAGTGTGCACAGCTGCTGGTGAGCGGGCTGAAGAAGCTCGAGTACCGCGGCTACGACTCGGCGGGCATCGCCATCCACTCCGGCGGTGAGCTGAAGATCCTCCGCTCGGTGGGGAAGCTCGCGAACCTCGAGGCGCTGCTCGCGCGCGAGACGCCGCCTGGCACCGCCGGCATCGGCCACACCCGCTGGGCCACACATGGCCGCCCGAGCGACGAGAACGCGCACCCGCACCGCTACAAGGACGTGGCCGTCGTCCACAACGGCATCATCGAGAACCACCTGGCGCTCAAGGAGAAGCTGCGCGCCGCCGGCCATACGTTCTCGAGCGAGACCGACACCGAGATCTTCGCGCACCTGGTGAGCGACGAGCTCGAGAAGGGCCAGAGCCTGCCCGACGCCGTCCGCCGCGCTGTGGCCCAGGTGCACGGCACCTACGCGCTGGTCGTCGCGAGCTCGAAGTTCCCCGAGCAGATCGTGGCCACCAAGAACGCCAGCCCGCTGGTGGTGGGGCTGGGCCAGGGCCAGAACTTCGTGGCCAGCGACGTGCCCGCGCTGCTGGAGCACACGCGCGACGTGATCTTCATGGAGGAGGGCGATCTCGTGGTGATCGAGAAGGAGAGCGTGAAGCTCTTCGATCCCGCGGGGAAGCCGGTGACGCGCCCGCCCACGCGCATCAACTGGACGCCGATGATGGCCGAGAAGAACGGCCACAAGCACTTCATGCACAAGGAGATCCACGAGCAGCCTCGCGCCGTGGCCGACACCGTGCGTGGCCGCGCGAGCATGGAAGAGGGCGACGTCTACCTCGACGGCTTCACCCTCTCCGCGGCCGACGTCCAGGCGCTGGACAAGGTCTTCATCCTCGCCTGCGGCACGAGCTGGCACGCCGGCCTGGTGGGCAAGGCGATGATCGAGACGCTGGCCAAGATCCCGGTGGAGGTCGATCTCGCGAGCGAGTTCCGCTACCGCGATCCGCTCGTGAACCCGAAGCAGCTCGCCGTGGCGATCTCGCAATCGGGCGAGACCGCGGACACGCTCGCGGCGCTGCGCGAGGCCGGCAAGCGCGGCGCCAAGGTGGCCAGCGTCTGCAACGTGGTGGGCTCGAACATCCCGCGCGAGAGCGCGTTCACGGTGTACACGCACGCGGGCCCGGAGATCGGCGTCGCGTCGACCAAGTGCTTCACCACCCAGCTCGTGGCGATGTACCTGCTCGCGGTGAAGCTCGGGCGGCTGCGCGGGACGATCTCTGCTTCGCAGGGCCAGGCGCTGCTCAGCCAGCTCAGCGAGGTGCCGCAGCTGCTGGAGCAGGCGCTGGATTGCGAAGCCCAGGTGAAGGCCATGGCCAAGAGCTTCGTGCACGCGCGCGACGTGCTCTTCCTCGGCCGCGGGCCGATGTTCCCGATTGCGCTCGAGGGCGCGCTGAAGCTGAAGGAGATCTCGTACATCCACGCCGAGGGCTACGCGGCCGGCGAGATGAAGCACGGCCCCATCGCGCTCATCGACCAGAACGTGCCGGTGGTGGTGCTCGCGCCCAAGGGCGCCGGCTACGAGAAGATGCTCGGCAACGCGGAAGAGGTTCGCGCGCGCGGCGGCAAGCTGTTCGCCATCGTGACCGAGGGCGACAACGAGATCTCCAGGCTCGCGGACGCATCCGTTGCCATTCCGGCTGCGCCGCCGCTGCTCGCGGGCATCCTCGCCGCCGTGCCGCTGCAGCTGCTCGCGTACCACGTGGCCGACGCCCGCGGCACCGACGTGGACCAGCCGCGCAACCTGGCGAAGAGCGTCACCGTCGAATAG